The following proteins come from a genomic window of Salvia hispanica cultivar TCC Black 2014 chromosome 4, UniMelb_Shisp_WGS_1.0, whole genome shotgun sequence:
- the LOC125185634 gene encoding COP9 signalosome complex subunit 6a-like, with amino-acid sequence MASSSSSGLTFKLHPLVIVNISDHFTRVKSQSHPRRVVGCVIGVQRGRTVEIFNSFELLYDDSTHSLDRAFLEKKQELYKKVFPQFYILGWYSTGSDAHETDMIIHKSLMDINENPVYVLLNPAINPAQKDLPVTIYESELHVIDGNPQLIFVQSSYTIETVEAERISVDHVAHLKPSDGGSAATQLAAHLTGIHSAIKMLNSRVRVLHHYLLAMQKGEIPLENSLLRQVSSLLRRLPAIESEKFQDDFLMEYNDTLLITYLAMFTNCSSTMNELVDKFNTAYDRHSRRGGRTGFI; translated from the exons ATGGCGTCGTCTTCGAGCAGCGGGCTTACCTTCAAACTCCACCCTCTCGTCATTGTCAACATCTCGGATCACTTCACTCGAGTCAAGTCCCAATCTCATCCGCGCCGCGTAGTCGGTTGCGTCATCGGCGTCCAGCGCGGCCGCACCGTCGAGATCTTCAACAGTTTCGAGCTCCTCTACGACGACTCCACCCACTCGCTCGACCGCGCTTTTCTCGAGAAAAAGCAAGAGCTCT ATAAGAAGGTTTTTCCTCAGTTCTATATACTTGGATGGTATTCAACGGGGAGTGATGCTCACGAAACCGATATGATTATTCACAAATCT TTAATGGATATCAATGAGAATCCAGTTTATGTTCTTCTAAATCCTGCAATCAATCCTGCCCAGAAGGATCTGCCGGTTACTATCTATGAAAGTG AGTTGCATGTAATTGATGGCAACCCCCAGCTTATTTTTGTTCAATCAAGCTACACCATTGag ACAGTGGAAGCAGAAAGAATATCTGTTGATCATGTTGCCCACCTTAAACCATCTGACGGGGGTTCTGCTGCAACTCAGT TGGCTGCTCATCTTACTGGTATACATAGTGCCATCAAAATGCTAAATAGTAGAGTCAGAGTGCTTCATCACTATCTTCTAGCCATGCAGAAAG GTGAGATTCCCTTGGAGAATTCATTGCTGAGGCAAGTTTCTAGTCTCTTGAGAAGGTTGCCAGCTATTGAATCTGAAAAATTTCAAGATGACTTCTTGATG GAATACAACGACACATTATTGATCACATATCTTGCCATGTTTACCAATTGCTCAAG TACAATGAATGAATTGGTGGACAAATTCAACACTGCTTACGACAGGCATAGCCGAAGGGGTGGCCGGACTGGTTTTATCTAA
- the LOC125223881 gene encoding protein DETOXIFICATION 22-like produces the protein MEGNMKESLLDFARDEAKSSLKKRIWSEMKKVLIVAGPAILTPFSTFGVHVVSQSFMGHIGPTHLAAYALVFTVLFGFVLGIQLGMVGGVGTLCGQAYGAKQHEKLGIYLQQSCIILLVVCVLVTPLFVFAAPVLRALGQDHNIADVAGDVAPWFIAVVFLYGAMYDCNAYLQSQSKNFVLSCYAIVSLLTHVLLSWLLVVKFEFGVSGVMSSTCLAFLIMNLGQLLYMVSGGCKETWRGFTALAFRDLGPTVKLVVSSGVMICLEFCYNMILILLTGKMENAEVAIDALSICLIITGWTTVVSGGFLSAASVRVSNELGRKDAGAAKFSIVTTLVMSVSIGLVLMFVFLMFKENVAYLFTRNAQVAEAFARLSPLVAVYVLLNSVQPVLTGVASGAAQQGIVAYVNLGSYYLVGVPLGVLLGYVFNLQVEGVWSGMITGIGVQTTILAFMVYTIDWDKQVFLAQKRINPRFVGDETTHYSSNNNSVTAA, from the exons ATGGAAGGAAACATGAAGGAAAGTCTGCTGGATTTTGCCAGAGACGAAGCCAAGTCATCTTTGAAGAAGAGAATATGGAGTGAGATGAAAAAGGTCTTGATTGTAGCTGGCCCAGCTATACTAACACCATTTTCAACATTTGGTGTACATGTAGTTAGCCAGTCTTTTATGGGCCACATTGGCCCCACACACCTTGCTGCTTACGCCCTCGTCTTCACCGTGCTCTTCGGATTTGTCCTTGGCATTCAG CTAGGCATGGTTGGTGGGGTGGGGACTCTATGTGGGCAAGCATACGGCGCCAAACAACACGAGAAGCTTGGAATTTATCTTCAGCAATCGTGCATCATCTTGCTCGTTGTCTGTGTTCTGGTCACGCCCCTGTTCGTGTTTGCTGCTCCGGTTCTGAGAGCATTAGGACAGGACCACAACATTGCGGACGTGGCAGGGGATGTCGCTCCCTGGTTCATTGCTGTCGTCTTCTTGTACGGTGCAATGTACGACTGCAATGCCTATCTGCAGTCCCAGAGCAAGAACTTCGTCTTGTCATGCTATGCAATTGTCTCCTTGCTCACGCACGTGCTTCTATCGTGGCTTCTGGTTGTGAAGTTTGAATTTGGCGTTTCTGGCGTCATGTCATCCACTTGTTTGGCTTTCTTGATCATGAATTTAGGCCAGCTTTTGTATATGGTGTCCGGAGGCTGCAAAGAGACGTGGAGAGGCTTCACGGCCTTAGCGTTCAGGGATCTTGGACCGACGGTCAAGCTTGTAGTGTCGTCTGGTGTGATGATCTG CCTTGAATTTTGTTACAACATGATATTGATTCTTCTAACCGGGAAGATGGAGAATGCAGAGGTGGCGATTGATGCTCTTTCGATCTG TCTCATCATCACTGGCTGGACTACGGTGGTGTCCGGAGGCTTCCTATCTGCAGCAAG TGTGCGCGTCTCAAATGAGCTGGGGAGGAAGGATGCCGGAGCTGCAAAGTTCTCTATCGTGACAACGCTTGTGATGTCAGTGTCCATCGGCTTGGTGTTGATGTTTGTTTTCCTGATGTTCAAGGAGAATGTGGCTTACCTGTTCACCAGGAATGCGCAAGTGGCCGAGGCGTTTGCACGTCTCTCACCTCTTGTTGCTGTCTATGTACTTTTGAACAGCGTTCAGCCTGTTCTCACAG GTGTTGCGTCTGGAGCTGCGCAACAAGGTATTGTCGCGTATGTGAACCTCGGTTCATATTACTTGGTAGGGGTACCTCTTGGAGTCCTACTTGGTTATGTGTTCAATCTCCAAGTTGAG GGTGTTTGGAGTGGGATGATAACTGGGATTGGTGTCCAAACAACTATACTTGCTTTCATGGTTTACACCATTGATTGGGATAAACAG GTGTTCCTTGCTCAAAAACGAATAAACCCAAGGTTCGTGGGAGACGAAACTACTCACTACTCGTCTAATAACAACTCTGTAACTGCAGCTTAG
- the LOC125217648 gene encoding receptor-like protein kinase BRI1-like 3: RLDFTNAGLTGRLRISDLAPLPALTALLFAGNSFDGNLSGDSCRFESIDLSANKFTDLGLVAQLLSSCGNLNLLNFSSNKLVGKLESSFPASKSLEVLDLSGNRLDGELPAALFKNSPSLKVLDLSRNNFTGNLFNLDFRSISNLTLLNLSRNSFSATGFPATLPYCQGLQTLDLSHNFIKLRIPGDLLAKMMNLKQLVLANNGFFGEIPLQLGEICRSLQVLDLSNNQLTGELPSTFINCNQLETLKLSTNQLSGGFLDTVVSSITSLKYLSVAFNNISGEVPPSLINCTRLLALDLSSNNFTGNVPSVLCSGNSVLERLLLANNYLSGGVPAELGRCKNLKSIDLSFNELRGSIPPEVWMLPEISDIVMWANNLSGQIPEGICINGGNLQTLILNNNFITGALPQSIVNCTNLIWVSLSSNRLSGEIPQEIGNLVNLAILQLGNNSLTGAIPPRIGDCRSLIWLDLNSNELRGPLPPELASQTGLIVPGVVSGKQFAFVRNEGGTQCRGAGGLVEFEGIRPDRLANFPMVHACPSTRIYSGMTVYTFAGNGSMIYLDLSYNQLSGAIPSSLGSMVYLQVLNLGHNDLSGEIPSSFGGLKSAGVLDLSHNNLQGFIPGSLGGLTFLSDLDVSNNNLSGLIPSGGQLTTFPAARYENNSLLCGVPLPPCGSTSGGHGPHSSSREKRRSMAVGMVIGIMASVTCIMLLLYALYRAKRSQMKDEKRDKYIDSLPTSGSSSWKLSSVPEPLSINVATFEKPLKKLTFAHLLEATNGFSSESLIGSGGFGDVYKAQLRDGSVVAIKKLIHVTGQGDREFMAEMETIGKIKHRNLVPLLGYCRVGEERLLVYEYMKWGSLEAVVHDKDKIGGASLDWAARKKIAVGSARGLAFLHHSCIPHIIHRDMKSSNVLLDEKLEARVSDFGMARLVNALDTHLSVSTLAGTPGYVPPEYYQSFRCTTKGDVYSYGVVLLELLSGKRPIDRAEFGEDNNLVGWAKQKHKERRSDEILDPQLVTSLSGDAELYHYLQVAFECLDDKPNRRPTMIQVMAKFKELQPDSETDTLDEMSFKDSVIHESP; the protein is encoded by the coding sequence CGCCTCGACTTCACCAATGCGGGATTAACCGGCCGCCTCCGCATCTCCGACCTCGCGCCGCTCCCCGCCCTCACCGCGCTTCTCTTCGCCGGGAATTCATTCGACGGAAATCTCTCCGGAGATTCATGCAGATTTGAATCGATTGATCTCTCGGCGAACAAATTCACCGATTTAGGGCTTGTGGCGCAGTTGCTTTCCAGTTGCGGAAATTTGAATCTGTTGAATTTCTCAAGCAATAAGCTCGTTGGGAAGCTGGAGAGCTCTTTTCCGGCGAGTAAAAGCCTCGAGGTTTTGGATCTCTCCGGCAACCGATTGGACGGGGAATTGCCGGCTGCGTTGTTCAAAAACTCACCGTCGTTGAAAGTCCTTGATTTGTCGAGGAATAACTTCACCGGCAATCTCTTCAATTTGGATTTTAGGTCAATTTCGAATCTCACTCTGCTCAATCTCTCTCGCAACAGCTTCTCCGCCACCGGTTTTCCGGCGACCCTACCTTACTGCCAGGGCCTCCAAACTCTGGATTTAAGCCACAATTTTATCAAGCTGAGGATTCCGGGGGACTTGCTTGCGAAGATGATGAATTTGAAGCAGCTTGTTCTAGCCAACAACGGCTTCTTCGGTGAGATTCCGCTACAATTGGGGGAAATTTGCAGGTCGTTGCAGGTTCTAGATCTTTCCAACAATCAGTTAACCGGAGAGCTTCCTTCAACCTTCATCAATTGTAATCAGCTCGAAACTCTCAAACTCAGCACCAATCAGCTCTCCGGCGGATTTCTCGATACTGTGGTGAGCTCCATCACAAGCCTCAAGTATCTATCCGTGGCGTTCAACAACATCTCCGGCGAAGTGCCGCCGTCGCTCATTAACTGCACTCGGCTTCTGGCTCTAGACCTCAGTTCCAATAATTTCACCGGAAATGTGCCTTCGGTGCTCTGCTCCGGCAATTCCGTCCTCGAAAGACTGTTGCTGGCAAACAATTATCTCTCCGGCGGAGTGCCGGCGGAGCTCGGGCGgtgtaaaaatttaaaaagcaTTGATCTCAGCTTCAATGAACTGCGCGGCTCGATTCCACCGGAGGTTTGGATGCTGCCGGAGATATCGGATATAGTAATGTGGGCGAACAATCTGAGCGGTCAAATCCCGGAAGGCATTTGCATCAACGGTGGGAATCTGCAGACTCTGATCCTCAACAACAATTTCATCACCGGAGCTCTGCCACAGTCCATTGTCAACTGCACTAATCTAATTTGGGTGTCATTGTCAAGCAACCGCCTCTCCGGCGAAATCCCTCAAGAAATAGGCAACTTAGTCAACCTCGCAATCCTCCAGCTGGGGAACAATTCCCTCACCGGAGCAATTCCGCCGCGAATTGGCGACTGCCGGAGCCTCATATGGCTCGATCTCAACAGCAACGAGCTCCGGGGACCTCTGCCCCCGGAGCTCGCTTCCCAGACTGGCCTCATAGTCCCTGGAGTCGTCTCCGGGAAGCAGTTCGCCTTCGTCCGAAATGAGGGGGGCACGCAGTGTCGCGGGGCGGGTGGTTTAGTCGAGTTCGAAGGGATTCGACCTGACCGGCTGGCCAATTTTCCGATGGTGCACGCGTGTCCTTCGACGAGGATTTATTCCGGGATGACGGTTTACACATTCGCTGGCAATGGCAGCATGATCTACCTTGATCTGTCATACAATCAGCTCTCTGGTGCAATCCCTTCAAGCTTAGGCTCAATGGTTTATCTTCAGGTTTTGAATTTGGGGCATAATGATTTAAGTGGTGAGATACCATCTAGTTTTGGAGGATTAAAGAGTGCTGGTGTTCTTGATCTCTCTCATAACAATCTTCAAGGATTCATCCCTGGATCATTAGGTGGTTTGACATTCCTCAGTGATCTTGATGTTTCAAACAATAATTTATCTGGTTTGATTCCTTCTGGGGGGCAGCTTACCACATTTCCAGCAGCAAGATATGAGAACAACTCTCTCCTCTGTGGGGTTCCCTTGCCGCCTTGCGGATCGACGAGCGGGGGCCATGGCCCCCACTCGTCGTCGAGGGAGAAGAGGCGGAGCATGGCTGTCGGGATGGTGATCGGGATCATGGCCTCGGTCACGTGTATAATGCTGCTTCTCTACGCGCTGTACAGAGCGAAACGGAGCCAGATGAAGGACGAGAAGCGGGATAAATACATCGACAGCCTCCCGACCTCCGGCAGCAGCAGCTGGAAGCTCTCCAGCGTGCCCGAGCCGCTTAGCATCAATGTGGCTACTTTCGAGAAGCCCCTGAAGAAGCTGACGTTCGCGCATCTCCTTGAGGCCACGAACGGGTTCAGCTCCGAGAGTTTGATCGGGTCTGGCGGGTTTGGGGACGTGTACAAGGCGCAGCTTAGGGACGGGAGCGTTGTGGCGATCAAGAAACTGATCCATGTTACCGGGCAGGGCGACCGGGAGTTCATGGCGGAGATGGAGACAATAGGGAAAATCAAGCACAGGAATCTGGTGCCATTGCTTGGTTATTGTAGGGTTGGGGAGGAGAGGCTGTTAGTGTATGAATACATGAAATGGGGGAGTTTGGAGGCTGTGGTTCATGACAAGGACAAGATCGGCGGGGCGAGTCTCGACTGGGCCGCGCGTAAAAAGATCGCAGTGGGGTCCGCCAGAGGGCTGGCGTTCCTCCACCACAGCTGCATCCCGCACATCATCCACCGCGACATGAAGTCGAGCAATGTCCTCCTCGACGAGAAGCTCGAGGCGAGGGTGTCGGATTTTGGGATGGCGAGGCTGGTGAACGCGCTCGACACGCATTTGAGCGTGAGCACGCTGGCGGGGACGCCCGGGTACGTGCCCCCGGAGTACTACCAGAGCTTCAGGTGCACGACGAAGGGGGACGTGTACAGCTACGGGGTGGTGCTGCTGGAGCTGCTGTCGGGGAAGAGGCCGATCGACAGGGCCGAGTTCGGGGAGGACAACAACCTGGTGGGGTGGGCGAAGCAGAAGCACAAGGAGAGGAGGAGCGACGAGATATTGGATCCGCAGCTGGTGACGAGCCTGTCGGGGGACGCGGAGCTGTACCATTACCTGCAGGTGGCGTTCGAGTGCCTGGACGACAAGCCGAACCGGAGGCCGACGATGATTCAGGTGATGGCTAAGTTTAAGGAGCTGCAGCCGGATTCGGAGACGGACACTCTTGATGAGATGTCGTTTAAGGATTCGGTTATTCATGAATCTCCTTAG